From one Flavobacterium sp. N502536 genomic stretch:
- a CDS encoding HYR domain-containing protein: MQNTSFKKLDFLNLLYKEYRGYSFLLRIALLVLPYIAHSQCTVNTVNPGFELPVGGGIVNQSQVPGWKTTAPDGSIEIWARVNAENFLPFEGNQFVELNAYVAAGLYQDFDTREATTFNYSFAHRGRKGTDVMVLKAGPPGGPYTEVTRAATGNTAWKAYTGTYQIPVYQSTTRFIFEAVSTSTGNVAMGNLLDAINFTATLGTPPVTGAGSAACEGNSVTLTASAKPGSTVNWYNSSGILLYTGLSYTTPALFSNTKYQIEQVSSSGCKSGLSDINVTVTPRPAITLSGAAKACLTTTLTAVTNAASPKFVWYKDDAIINGQVSSTLVVTANGNYKVRAINGVTSCDQTSDVTTVEVADTTSPVITCPANITQTAEAGKCGANISITNPTATDNCSTAFTFTGVRSDALALNAAYPTGITTIFWTATDASGNVSAACTQTITIIDSEKPIINCLANITQVTDPGTCNASVTITNPTATDNCSTAFTFTGVRSDALPLTAAYPTGVTTITWTATDASGNVSTACAQTITITDTVKPVLKCPANLIQTTDTGKCSASVTITNPTATDNCSTVFTFTGVRSDALALNAAYPTGVTTITWTATDASGNVSTPCTQTITITDGEKPIISCPVSITQTTDAGKCTASVTITNPTATDNCSTAFTFTGVRSDALPLTAAYPIGSSTIRWTATDASGNVSTACTQTITITDTEKPVITCPANLTQTTGAGACGANLTITNPTATDNCSTAFTFAGVRSDALALTAAYPTGITTITWTVTDASGNVSTPCTQTITITDKEKPIIIIPSNIEQTADAGKCGAKVTIVNPTATDNCSTAFTFTGVRSDALALTDVYPIGTTTISWTATDASGNISSSCVQTIKITDTEKPVITCPANITQTVDAATCSANLTITNPTATDNCSTAFTFTAVRSDALALTAAYPIGTTTISWTAIDNNGNVATCEQQVTVLGSIKATNDSGAPVNSTVGGMVVNVLDNDLLNCTTATAAKVKIALAGTLPAGINFDTATGKVSVNAHTPAGTYTFDYTICDLLNPTNCSTSTVTIEIEASKIETPVQTPSFTIGATGGTTPSIVSGNTLNGQPVVIGTKPGEVTLTGTKVPAGFTLNPDGTVTVPPNTPGGSYTVEYQLCEVINPANCNTSTVTIEVEASKIETPVQMPSFTIGATGGTTPSIVSGNTINGQPVVIGTKPGEVTLTATQVPPGFTLNPDGTVTVPPNTPGGSYTVEYQLCEVSNPANCSTGSVKIEIEASKIETPVQTPSFTIGATGGTTPSIVSDVKINGQPVVIGTKPGEVTLSGTKVPAGFTLNPDGTVTVPPNTAGGSYTVEYQMCEVSNPANCSTGSVTIEIKGPTNNCEIKVSNAFSPNGDSLNNRFYIQGLECYPDNTVEIYNRWGKLIYKCERYNNEDRVFTGGNGEVAGTYYYVLKYRDSNAQTHEKAGYVFISK, encoded by the coding sequence ATGCAAAATACTAGTTTTAAAAAACTCGATTTTCTCAATTTACTTTATAAAGAATACAGAGGTTATTCTTTTTTGTTGAGAATAGCACTGCTTGTGCTTCCTTATATCGCACACAGTCAATGTACGGTAAATACTGTAAATCCAGGTTTTGAGCTGCCAGTGGGGGGCGGGATAGTGAATCAAAGTCAGGTTCCGGGATGGAAAACGACAGCTCCGGATGGATCTATAGAAATTTGGGCCAGAGTAAACGCAGAGAATTTTCTACCCTTTGAAGGAAATCAGTTTGTCGAACTTAATGCTTACGTTGCAGCGGGATTGTATCAGGATTTTGATACTAGAGAAGCTACTACGTTTAATTATTCGTTTGCCCATAGAGGAAGAAAGGGTACCGATGTTATGGTGTTAAAAGCAGGTCCTCCGGGAGGGCCATATACCGAAGTAACCAGAGCGGCAACAGGAAATACGGCCTGGAAAGCATATACCGGAACGTATCAGATACCGGTTTACCAAAGTACGACAAGGTTTATTTTCGAGGCTGTTTCCACCTCAACGGGTAATGTAGCTATGGGGAATTTATTAGATGCAATAAATTTTACTGCAACTTTGGGTACGCCACCAGTTACAGGTGCCGGCAGTGCTGCTTGCGAAGGAAATTCGGTAACACTTACGGCCTCTGCCAAACCGGGCTCTACTGTTAATTGGTATAATTCAAGCGGGATTTTACTTTATACAGGACTAAGTTACACCACTCCGGCTTTATTTAGTAATACAAAATATCAAATAGAACAGGTTAGTAGTTCAGGGTGCAAAAGCGGTTTATCCGATATAAATGTTACAGTAACCCCCAGACCTGCGATCACGTTATCCGGAGCGGCAAAAGCCTGTTTAACCACCACCTTAACGGCAGTTACCAATGCTGCTTCTCCAAAATTTGTTTGGTATAAAGACGATGCAATTATCAACGGGCAGGTTTCATCGACATTGGTTGTAACGGCCAATGGAAATTATAAAGTAAGAGCTATAAATGGTGTGACTTCTTGTGATCAGACTTCTGACGTAACAACTGTGGAAGTTGCTGATACCACAAGTCCCGTTATAACCTGTCCGGCAAACATTACACAAACTGCTGAAGCAGGAAAATGCGGCGCAAACATTTCGATTACAAACCCAACGGCTACCGACAACTGTTCGACTGCTTTTACTTTCACAGGAGTCCGTTCGGATGCTTTGGCTTTAAACGCGGCTTATCCTACTGGCATAACCACCATTTTTTGGACCGCTACCGATGCTTCGGGAAATGTTTCGGCAGCCTGTACACAAACCATTACGATTATCGATAGCGAAAAACCAATCATAAACTGTCTGGCAAACATCACTCAGGTTACAGATCCGGGAACTTGCAACGCAAGCGTTACGATCACAAACCCAACCGCGACTGACAACTGTTCGACTGCCTTTACTTTTACAGGAGTGCGTTCAGATGCTTTGCCATTAACGGCTGCTTATCCTACTGGCGTAACCACTATTACATGGACTGCGACAGATGCTTCGGGAAATGTTTCGACAGCCTGCGCACAGACCATTACCATTACCGATACTGTAAAACCGGTTCTAAAATGTCCGGCAAACCTTATACAAACGACCGATACAGGAAAATGCAGTGCAAGCGTTACGATCACAAACCCGACTGCGACTGACAACTGCTCAACTGTCTTTACTTTCACAGGAGTGCGTTCGGATGCTTTGGCTTTAAACGCGGCTTATCCTACTGGCGTAACCACTATTACATGGACTGCCACAGATGCTTCAGGAAATGTTTCGACACCTTGTACACAGACCATTACCATTACCGATGGCGAAAAACCAATCATCAGCTGTCCGGTAAGTATTACACAAACTACCGACGCCGGAAAATGCACTGCAAGCGTTACGATCACAAACCCAACGGCTACCGACAACTGTTCGACTGCCTTTACTTTCACAGGAGTTCGTTCGGATGCTTTGCCATTAACCGCTGCTTATCCGATAGGCTCCAGTACAATTAGATGGACTGCGACAGATGCTTCGGGAAATGTTTCGACAGCCTGTACACAGACCATTACCATTACCGATACCGAAAAACCGGTTATCACTTGTCCTGCAAACCTTACACAAACTACTGGTGCAGGAGCATGCGGTGCAAACCTTACGATCACAAACCCAACGGCTACTGACAACTGTTCGACTGCCTTTACTTTCGCAGGAGTGCGTTCGGATGCTTTGGCTTTAACGGCTGCTTATCCAACCGGGATCACGACAATTACATGGACTGTGACAGATGCTTCGGGAAATGTTTCGACACCTTGTACACAAACCATTACCATTACCGATAAAGAAAAACCAATCATAATCATTCCATCCAATATTGAACAAACTGCCGATGCAGGAAAATGTGGTGCAAAAGTTACTATTGTAAATCCAACTGCGACTGATAATTGCTCAACTGCCTTTACTTTCACAGGAGTGCGTTCGGATGCTTTGGCATTAACCGATGTTTATCCTATAGGTACAACCACCATTAGCTGGACGGCTACCGATGCTTCGGGAAATATTTCGTCATCTTGCGTACAAACCATTAAAATTACCGATACCGAAAAACCGGTTATCACTTGTCCGGCAAACATTACACAAACGGTTGATGCCGCAACATGCAGTGCAAACCTTACGATCACAAACCCAACGGCTACTGATAACTGTTCAACTGCCTTTACTTTCACGGCAGTGCGTTCAGATGCTTTGGCTTTAACTGCCGCTTATCCTATAGGTACAACCACCATTAGTTGGACCGCCATTGATAATAATGGTAATGTGGCAACCTGCGAACAGCAGGTTACGGTATTGGGTTCGATAAAAGCGACCAATGATTCAGGAGCTCCCGTAAATAGTACTGTAGGGGGTATGGTTGTAAATGTTTTAGACAATGACTTGCTGAATTGCACAACAGCAACAGCAGCTAAGGTAAAAATTGCTTTGGCAGGGACCTTGCCCGCAGGAATAAATTTTGACACCGCTACGGGTAAAGTAAGTGTAAATGCACATACCCCGGCAGGAACCTATACCTTTGATTATACGATTTGTGATCTTTTGAATCCTACAAATTGCAGTACATCGACAGTTACAATAGAAATTGAAGCTTCCAAAATAGAAACCCCTGTCCAAACGCCATCCTTTACGATTGGCGCTACAGGAGGTACTACGCCTTCGATAGTATCCGGCAATACCCTAAACGGTCAGCCGGTAGTCATCGGTACCAAACCGGGAGAGGTAACCCTTACAGGTACAAAAGTGCCGGCAGGATTTACGCTAAATCCCGACGGAACAGTTACCGTTCCGCCAAATACACCTGGAGGAAGTTATACGGTCGAATATCAGCTGTGTGAAGTAATTAACCCCGCCAATTGTAATACGTCTACCGTTACAATAGAGGTGGAAGCCTCCAAAATAGAAACCCCTGTCCAAATGCCATCCTTTACTATTGGGGCTACGGGAGGTACTACGCCTTCGATAGTATCCGGCAATACTATAAACGGTCAGCCGGTAGTCATTGGTACCAAACCGGGAGAGGTAACCCTTACCGCTACACAGGTACCACCGGGATTTACGCTAAACCCCGACGGAACAGTAACCGTTCCGCCAAATACACCTGGAGGAAGTTATACGGTCGAATATCAGTTGTGCGAAGTAAGCAATCCTGCCAATTGCAGTACAGGTTCAGTTAAAATAGAGATCGAAGCTTCCAAAATAGAAACCCCTGTCCAAACGCCATCCTTTACTATTGGCGCTACAGGAGGAACTACGCCTTCGATAGTATCCGATGTTAAAATAAACGGTCAGCCGGTAGTCATTGGTACCAAACCGGGAGAGGTAACCCTTAGCGGTACAAAAGTGCCGGCAGGATTTACACTAAACCCTGACGGAACGGTTACAGTTCCGCCAAACACAGCCGGAGGAAGTTATACGGTCGAATATCAAATGTGCGAAGTGAGTAACCCTGCCAATTGCAGTACAGGTTCTGTTACAATAGAAATTAAAGGACCAACAAACAACTGTGAGATTAAGGTATCCAATGCCTTTTCTCCAAATGGAGATTCCCTGAACAATCGTTTCTATATCCAGGGGCTCGAATGTTATCCGGATAATACCGTAGAAATCTACAATCGCTGGGGCAAGCTGATATACAAATGTGAGCGCTACAACAATGAAGATCGTGTTTTCACTGGAGGAAACGGCGAAGTGGCCGGAACCTATTATTATGTCTTAAAATACAGGGATAGTAACGCTCAAACTCATGAAAAAGCAGGATACGTATTTATCAGTAAATAG